A window from Acipenser ruthenus chromosome 36, fAciRut3.2 maternal haplotype, whole genome shotgun sequence encodes these proteins:
- the LOC117401936 gene encoding coiled-coil and C2 domain-containing protein 1A isoform X2, whose product MNRKAAPPRPKGQGAAAARQMGLLLDFSPEAMAMGAEGEGDAELEDELLALVREKPAGGREPGHEGKTPLPMADIERMAALCMRDLDEEEEDSEGLEEDEDLMAELSEVLEDEAQAAPPPVQARPPPAAPITTSQARPSSGGVESTLSERISMYRSAAAIAKSTGESSRARRYERGLKTLESMLASVKKGRSINEEEIPPPVATGNTPAPAPSQSPEAVPAPIPTPPAVITRSPSPPAPDYPPVLPKPPQTLPKPSLLAPPPHSLTTTPDTPLISPLTPVQSTPHSGVKSALLSRQREYKLAALQAKQSGDSELARRHYSIAKRFDPVLEAVDRGEPVDLSNMPPPPDQAVTDRPAPPTQQSTPPAAPPAADSAPPPAPRDLSEALQQRMERYQSAAAQAKGQGEERKTRMHQRIVKQYQDAIRAHKAGRAVNLSDLPVPPGFPPIQGTEGSAGDQSIMGVLETAMKLANQDEDEEEGEGGEGGVKPAARPAVVRPVGTAQARTPPQHPQPRGPPAGGAVPVGQGSAKANTKLQSKAQQQLDFLEGRKRQLMQAALRSKQKNDLEGAKQHLRHAKGMDPLIQAASGGLPVDISKVPAAPVNEEDFVLVQKRGVQVSHRAAEQYSNLMDLLKQQHEKCMSYSKQFTHLGNVSETSRFERMAEECKKHMEILKHAHGKGYPVPKFHHEERTFNVIKIFPNLTNSDMILTVMKGINLPAPQGVSSSELNAFVQFEFAFPSSEEAQRDRTSTVKNTNSPEFNEKFKLIINRSHRAFKRVVQSKGIKLEVFHKGGLFKTDRVVGSAQLKLDNLENKCEIREIIEVLDGRKPTGGRLDVAVQIREPLGGQQLESVTEKWVVIDPLTLPPVAVPTPKPKSNSVKDVNSREAYKFHSLSLLNYDKERAERKIVEYKRAQREPPRDLLQSHREVSQRIQWQRNQLERAEPGPQREYEAVLDRLAQGLGDSVKRFSSEGNREAAKDALYRLRLVESEMQNLRRKRPA is encoded by the exons ATGAACAGAAAAGCGGCCCCGCCGCGGCCGAAGGGACAGGGCGCTGCGGCTGCGCGGCAG ATGGGCCTGCTCCTGGATTTCTCCCCCGAGGCGATGGCCATGGGGGCGGAGGGGGAGGGCGATGCTGAGCTGGAGGATGAGCTGCTGGCCCTGGTGAGGGAGAAGCCAGCGGGCGGGAGAGAGCCGGGGCACGAGGGCAAGA cccccctgcccatggcggATATCGAGCGCATGGCTGCGCTCTGCATGAGGGATCtggatgaggaagaggaggacagCGAGGGGCTGGAGGAGGATGAAGACCTCATG GCGGAGCTCAGCGAGGTTTTGGAGGACGAGGCACAAGCAGCCCCACCCCCAGTGCAGGCCAGACCCCCCCCTGCAGCTCCCATTACCACCAGTCag GCTCGTCCCAGCTCAGGCGGTGTGGAGTCCACTCTCTCGGAGCGCATCTCGATGTACAGGTCAGCCGCGGCCATCGCCAAGAGCACCGGGGAGAGCAGCCGAGCACGACGCTACGAGAGGGGGCTGAAG ACCCTGGAGTCGATGCTGGCATCCGTCAAAAAGGGGAGGAGCATCAACGAGGAGGAGATCCCGCCTCCCGTCGCCACGGGCAACACGCCCGCTCCTGCCCCTTCCCAGAGCCCGGAGGCTGTTCCCGCACCCATCCCCACCCCCCCCGCTGTGATCACGCGGAGCCCCAGCCCCCCCGCCCCAGACTACCCCCCTGTGCTCCCCAAACCTCCCCAAACCCTCCCCAAGCCTTCTCTGCTCGCCCCCCCTCCGCACTCCCTGACCACGACTCCAGACACCCCCCTCATCTCACCCCTCACCCCCGTGCAGAGCACCCCGCACTCAg GCGTGAAGTCCGCTCTCCTCAGTCGACAGAGGGAGTACAAGCTTGCTGCTCTTCAAGCCAAGCAGAGTGGAGACAGCGAGCTGGCCAGGAGACACTACAGCATAGCCAAG AGATTCGACCCGGTGCTGGAGGCTGTAGACCGAGGCGAGCCCGTGGATCTGAGCAACATGCCGCCCCCTCCTG ACCAGGCTGTGACGGACAGACCGGCCCCTCCCACTCAGCAGTCGACCCCGCCGGCAGCGCCCCCTGCTGCTGACTCTG ccccccccccagccccccggGATCTCTCGGAGGCGCTGCAGCAGCGGATGGAACGCTACCAGAGCGCAGCGGCGCAGGCCAAGGGACAGGGGGAGGAGCGCAAGACACGCATGCACCAGCGCATCGTCAAG CAATACCAGGATGCAATCCGAGCTCACAAAGCAGGACGAGCCGTCAATCTGTCTGACCTCCCTGTGCCACCtg GCTTCCCTCCCATCCAGGGGACCGAGGGCTCCGCTGGGGATCAGAGCATCATGGGAGTGCTGGAGACTGCCATGAAGCTGGCCAATCAGgacgaggatgaggaggagggggaggggggggagggaggagtcAAG cccgcGGCACGCCCCGCTGTGGTGAGGCCGGTAGGCACTGCTCAGGCACGGACCCCCCCCCAGCACCCCCAGCCCAGGGGGCctccagcagggggcgctgtcCCAGTGGGGCAAGGCTCGGCCAAAGCGAACACCAAGCTCCAAAGTAAAG CCCAGCAGCAGCTGGATTTCCTGGAGGGGAGGAAGCGGCAGCTGATGCAGGCAGCCCTGCGCTCCAAGCAGAAGAACGACCTGGAGGGAGCGAAGCAGCACCTGCGGCACGCCAAGGGCATGGACCCCCTGATCCAGGCAGCGAGCGGGGGGCTGCCGGTGGACATCAGCAAG GTGCCAGCAGCCCCGGTGAACGAGGAGGACTTTGTTCTGGTGCAGAAGAGAGGAGTGCAGGTCTCGCACAGGGCAGCCGAGCAGTACAGCAACCTGATGGACCTGCTTAAACAACAGCACGAG aagtGCATGAGCTACTCCAAGCAGTTCACTCACCTGGGCAACGTGAGCGAGACCAGCAG GTTCGAGAGGATGGCCGAGGAGTGTAAGAAGCACATGGAGATCCTGAAGCATGCCCACGGGAAGGGGTACCCCGTCCCCAAATTCCACCACGAGGAGCGCACCTTCAACGTCATCAA GATTTTCCCCAACCTGACCAACAGCGACATGATCCTGACTGTGATGAAGGGGATCAACCTGCCCGCCCCCCAGG GTGTCTCCTCCAGCGAGCTCAATGCCTTCGTTCAGTTTGAGTTTGCATTCCCCAGTTCG GAAGAAGCTCAGAGAGACAGGACCTCCACTGTGAAGAACACCAACAGCCCAG AGTTCAATGAGAAGTTCAAACTCATCATTAACCGAAGCCACAGAGCCTTCAAGCGCGTGGTGCAGAGCAAAGGGATCAAGCTGGAAGTCTTTCACAAAGG GGGCCTCTTCAAGACAGACCGGGTGGTGGGGAGCGCGCAGCTCAAACTGGATAACCTGGAGAACAAGTGTGAGATCAGAGAGATCATTGAG gTGCTGGACGGTAGGAAGCCCACAGGTGGGCGGCTGGACGTGGCTGTCCAGATTCGGGAACCCCTGGGGGGTCAGCAGCTGGAAAGCGTGACGGAGAAGTGGGTGGTCATCGACCCCCTGACCCTGCCCCCG GTCGCTGTACCGACACCCAAACCCAAGAGCAACTCCGTCAAAGACGTCAACAG CCGGGAGGCCTATAAATTCCATAGCCTGAGTCTGCTGAACTACGACAAGGAGAGAGCGGAGAGGAAG ATAGTGGAGTACAAGCGAGCGCAGAGGGAGCCCCCCAGGGacctgctgcagagccacagggaGGTGAGCCAGAGGATCCAATGGCAGCGGAACCAGCTGGAGAGAGCCGAGCCCGGTCCACAGAGAG AGTACGAAGCTGTGCTGGACAGGCTGGCTCAGGGGCTTGGAGATTCAGTGAAGCGCTTCTCCAGTGAAGGGAACAGG GAAGCAGCTAAAGACGCCCTGTACAGGCTGAGACTGGTGGAGAGCGAG atgcAGAATCTGAGAAGGAAACGGCCTGCGTGA
- the LOC117401936 gene encoding coiled-coil and C2 domain-containing protein 1A isoform X1 yields MNRKAAPPRPKGQGAAAARQVSPPRSSEETGALTCRQMGLLLDFSPEAMAMGAEGEGDAELEDELLALVREKPAGGREPGHEGKTPLPMADIERMAALCMRDLDEEEEDSEGLEEDEDLMAELSEVLEDEAQAAPPPVQARPPPAAPITTSQARPSSGGVESTLSERISMYRSAAAIAKSTGESSRARRYERGLKTLESMLASVKKGRSINEEEIPPPVATGNTPAPAPSQSPEAVPAPIPTPPAVITRSPSPPAPDYPPVLPKPPQTLPKPSLLAPPPHSLTTTPDTPLISPLTPVQSTPHSGVKSALLSRQREYKLAALQAKQSGDSELARRHYSIAKRFDPVLEAVDRGEPVDLSNMPPPPDQAVTDRPAPPTQQSTPPAAPPAADSAPPPAPRDLSEALQQRMERYQSAAAQAKGQGEERKTRMHQRIVKQYQDAIRAHKAGRAVNLSDLPVPPGFPPIQGTEGSAGDQSIMGVLETAMKLANQDEDEEEGEGGEGGVKPAARPAVVRPVGTAQARTPPQHPQPRGPPAGGAVPVGQGSAKANTKLQSKAQQQLDFLEGRKRQLMQAALRSKQKNDLEGAKQHLRHAKGMDPLIQAASGGLPVDISKVPAAPVNEEDFVLVQKRGVQVSHRAAEQYSNLMDLLKQQHEKCMSYSKQFTHLGNVSETSRFERMAEECKKHMEILKHAHGKGYPVPKFHHEERTFNVIKIFPNLTNSDMILTVMKGINLPAPQGVSSSELNAFVQFEFAFPSSEEAQRDRTSTVKNTNSPEFNEKFKLIINRSHRAFKRVVQSKGIKLEVFHKGGLFKTDRVVGSAQLKLDNLENKCEIREIIEVLDGRKPTGGRLDVAVQIREPLGGQQLESVTEKWVVIDPLTLPPVAVPTPKPKSNSVKDVNSREAYKFHSLSLLNYDKERAERKIVEYKRAQREPPRDLLQSHREVSQRIQWQRNQLERAEPGPQREYEAVLDRLAQGLGDSVKRFSSEGNREAAKDALYRLRLVESEMQNLRRKRPA; encoded by the exons ATGAACAGAAAAGCGGCCCCGCCGCGGCCGAAGGGACAGGGCGCTGCGGCTGCGCGGCAGGTGAGTCCGCCCCGGAGTTCAGAGGAAACAGGTGCGCTTACCTGCCGGCAG ATGGGCCTGCTCCTGGATTTCTCCCCCGAGGCGATGGCCATGGGGGCGGAGGGGGAGGGCGATGCTGAGCTGGAGGATGAGCTGCTGGCCCTGGTGAGGGAGAAGCCAGCGGGCGGGAGAGAGCCGGGGCACGAGGGCAAGA cccccctgcccatggcggATATCGAGCGCATGGCTGCGCTCTGCATGAGGGATCtggatgaggaagaggaggacagCGAGGGGCTGGAGGAGGATGAAGACCTCATG GCGGAGCTCAGCGAGGTTTTGGAGGACGAGGCACAAGCAGCCCCACCCCCAGTGCAGGCCAGACCCCCCCCTGCAGCTCCCATTACCACCAGTCag GCTCGTCCCAGCTCAGGCGGTGTGGAGTCCACTCTCTCGGAGCGCATCTCGATGTACAGGTCAGCCGCGGCCATCGCCAAGAGCACCGGGGAGAGCAGCCGAGCACGACGCTACGAGAGGGGGCTGAAG ACCCTGGAGTCGATGCTGGCATCCGTCAAAAAGGGGAGGAGCATCAACGAGGAGGAGATCCCGCCTCCCGTCGCCACGGGCAACACGCCCGCTCCTGCCCCTTCCCAGAGCCCGGAGGCTGTTCCCGCACCCATCCCCACCCCCCCCGCTGTGATCACGCGGAGCCCCAGCCCCCCCGCCCCAGACTACCCCCCTGTGCTCCCCAAACCTCCCCAAACCCTCCCCAAGCCTTCTCTGCTCGCCCCCCCTCCGCACTCCCTGACCACGACTCCAGACACCCCCCTCATCTCACCCCTCACCCCCGTGCAGAGCACCCCGCACTCAg GCGTGAAGTCCGCTCTCCTCAGTCGACAGAGGGAGTACAAGCTTGCTGCTCTTCAAGCCAAGCAGAGTGGAGACAGCGAGCTGGCCAGGAGACACTACAGCATAGCCAAG AGATTCGACCCGGTGCTGGAGGCTGTAGACCGAGGCGAGCCCGTGGATCTGAGCAACATGCCGCCCCCTCCTG ACCAGGCTGTGACGGACAGACCGGCCCCTCCCACTCAGCAGTCGACCCCGCCGGCAGCGCCCCCTGCTGCTGACTCTG ccccccccccagccccccggGATCTCTCGGAGGCGCTGCAGCAGCGGATGGAACGCTACCAGAGCGCAGCGGCGCAGGCCAAGGGACAGGGGGAGGAGCGCAAGACACGCATGCACCAGCGCATCGTCAAG CAATACCAGGATGCAATCCGAGCTCACAAAGCAGGACGAGCCGTCAATCTGTCTGACCTCCCTGTGCCACCtg GCTTCCCTCCCATCCAGGGGACCGAGGGCTCCGCTGGGGATCAGAGCATCATGGGAGTGCTGGAGACTGCCATGAAGCTGGCCAATCAGgacgaggatgaggaggagggggaggggggggagggaggagtcAAG cccgcGGCACGCCCCGCTGTGGTGAGGCCGGTAGGCACTGCTCAGGCACGGACCCCCCCCCAGCACCCCCAGCCCAGGGGGCctccagcagggggcgctgtcCCAGTGGGGCAAGGCTCGGCCAAAGCGAACACCAAGCTCCAAAGTAAAG CCCAGCAGCAGCTGGATTTCCTGGAGGGGAGGAAGCGGCAGCTGATGCAGGCAGCCCTGCGCTCCAAGCAGAAGAACGACCTGGAGGGAGCGAAGCAGCACCTGCGGCACGCCAAGGGCATGGACCCCCTGATCCAGGCAGCGAGCGGGGGGCTGCCGGTGGACATCAGCAAG GTGCCAGCAGCCCCGGTGAACGAGGAGGACTTTGTTCTGGTGCAGAAGAGAGGAGTGCAGGTCTCGCACAGGGCAGCCGAGCAGTACAGCAACCTGATGGACCTGCTTAAACAACAGCACGAG aagtGCATGAGCTACTCCAAGCAGTTCACTCACCTGGGCAACGTGAGCGAGACCAGCAG GTTCGAGAGGATGGCCGAGGAGTGTAAGAAGCACATGGAGATCCTGAAGCATGCCCACGGGAAGGGGTACCCCGTCCCCAAATTCCACCACGAGGAGCGCACCTTCAACGTCATCAA GATTTTCCCCAACCTGACCAACAGCGACATGATCCTGACTGTGATGAAGGGGATCAACCTGCCCGCCCCCCAGG GTGTCTCCTCCAGCGAGCTCAATGCCTTCGTTCAGTTTGAGTTTGCATTCCCCAGTTCG GAAGAAGCTCAGAGAGACAGGACCTCCACTGTGAAGAACACCAACAGCCCAG AGTTCAATGAGAAGTTCAAACTCATCATTAACCGAAGCCACAGAGCCTTCAAGCGCGTGGTGCAGAGCAAAGGGATCAAGCTGGAAGTCTTTCACAAAGG GGGCCTCTTCAAGACAGACCGGGTGGTGGGGAGCGCGCAGCTCAAACTGGATAACCTGGAGAACAAGTGTGAGATCAGAGAGATCATTGAG gTGCTGGACGGTAGGAAGCCCACAGGTGGGCGGCTGGACGTGGCTGTCCAGATTCGGGAACCCCTGGGGGGTCAGCAGCTGGAAAGCGTGACGGAGAAGTGGGTGGTCATCGACCCCCTGACCCTGCCCCCG GTCGCTGTACCGACACCCAAACCCAAGAGCAACTCCGTCAAAGACGTCAACAG CCGGGAGGCCTATAAATTCCATAGCCTGAGTCTGCTGAACTACGACAAGGAGAGAGCGGAGAGGAAG ATAGTGGAGTACAAGCGAGCGCAGAGGGAGCCCCCCAGGGacctgctgcagagccacagggaGGTGAGCCAGAGGATCCAATGGCAGCGGAACCAGCTGGAGAGAGCCGAGCCCGGTCCACAGAGAG AGTACGAAGCTGTGCTGGACAGGCTGGCTCAGGGGCTTGGAGATTCAGTGAAGCGCTTCTCCAGTGAAGGGAACAGG GAAGCAGCTAAAGACGCCCTGTACAGGCTGAGACTGGTGGAGAGCGAG atgcAGAATCTGAGAAGGAAACGGCCTGCGTGA